The Cryptomeria japonica chromosome 9, Sugi_1.0, whole genome shotgun sequence DNA segment TCATATcttcaaataaactatgcatccacttacatggatccaaacatgattgaaacaaaacctttgaatcagGGAGATAATTAGGCTCCATTACCAATATGGTCCTATTATATTTGTaatggggagagagggagaggaggaaagAGAGGGATAAATAGAGGGGGTAAGAGTGAGAGAGTTAGAGAAGGGTAAGGAGATAGAGCTAGGGGATAGagatagaaaggaagatagaggtggaagagataaatatgtagagagagagagagagagagagagagagagagagagagagaatcatacCAGGTAAAGAGATTCTACACAATGATCAGTCATCAAAGATTCAATTGAGATTTTTGTGTGTATTATGGCCGACGATATAATATTGGTGAAAAGATAGccataaatttttttttggagaTATTGAGACCGTTGGATCAACTGTCCAGCTATCATATCAGTCGTACGTAGGAAGGTGTACTAGTTGTAtggttttttctttattttaaaagtGGTGAAGTTATGAACCAAACTGTTGAAGGGGAGGAAACAGTGCAACACAATTGATGGGAGGGCAATTAAATTTTACGATTGAAAAACAGTTATATGCTTAGGAGAAaagatttaataatttttttaaattggaGGATTTTATATCATTTCAAATATGAGAGCATGAGTCTATGTTGATATCTCTTTGATTTCGAGTCAAAAATTGAGGGGTCTCCATTTTGTCAAAGTTACAAGCTTATCTTGATATCTCTTCGACTGAGAGTTAATTACTCAAAGGGGTTAGTGTTTTAGGGCTTAGGATTTAGGGAGTCTCCATTATGTGGAATTTGCCTGGGGCACAATACAATTCCCATTTCTTATATCATACCTTTGAGGATTTGAGGCTTGATGGATGACATAATCAAGGAACATACCATCACCCTCACCAACTATGCTCAACTAATTGAACTACATTTCTTTTGTAAGACCCAATAActtgatcaaagaaaaaaaataccAACTTGTTGAGTGCATTTTAATAGTTAAGATAGTATTTGAagattaaaatgtttttttttctcaaaatagaAAGTACCAATTTTAAGTTGGTATTGAGGATTGCGAGAGTTTAAATTTGATGAATGTATGattatatatatgcatttttatcATAAATAGAGTCAAAATTTTAGAAATGCTATcttatgaaaaatgagattttagaGAGATTGTAACTTTCTtttataagatatatatatatatatatatatataatttcttagTATTTATAAGGTGGTCCTATGCAAGAGTGGTTGTATAGTTTTTGTATGTCAAAGTGGTCTCGTTCTTTAAGTTTATTGTTTGTATGTTAAGGTAGCcttatatttttaaaagaataaaatttTGCATTGAAAAGTTTTGGATTAAAATTGTGTATTGATTTTTTTACCTTTCTAGTAGTACAATTAGAACGGACTTGGAAGCCTCCTGTCTCTAAATATGGTACACATTTCATAATCTTCATCTTCGATTATAATAAGTTTGTATAGGGACACTTATCTCTACTTCTACGCACAATTATCTCTACTTCTACGGACAATTCCACATGCTAAGTTGTCAATTCATAGAAATCAAATTGGAGTGACCCAAACCAAACCCACATTGAACGCTGGAATGAGACATGCTACAATTGTATTTGAACAAATTGAAGATGTCCATTTCAAATAAGAGATGCCTTCGACTTGATTAATTGAACTGTTTCCACAGTTTCATTGTAAGACCATGGAATGGGAAGTGGGTGGACTTGACCTTtcatttaaaattttcaataaatcAATCAAGACAGTTTCCCTTTCAGAAAGTTTCATAACTTTATGCAACAGTTTTATAATCATAATATGAATAAGTTCCAGGTGATACAAGTAATACAGATGAATTTGTCTTGAGTGTGTTTATTGCCTTGACCCAAAAATGCTTAAAAAATTGCAGGAAATCGATTTCCATCACTGTTGTAGAAAATAAGTGTGAATTTTCAATGCATGTGATCTGAGGAAATCGATTTCCATCACTGTTGTAGAAAATAAGTGTGAATTTTCAATGCATGTGATCTGACCCaaaaatatagatattttaataatagTTGTCTGACGTGCAACTTGAGAGGTATATAATCATAATATGAATAAGTTCCACGTGATACAAGTACTACAGATGAATTTGTCTTGAGTGTGTTTATTGCCTTGAcccaaaaatccttaaaaaattgcAGGAAATCGATTTCCATCACTGTTGTAGAAAAGAAGTGTGAATTTTCAATGCATGTGATCTGACCCaaaaatatagatattttaataacaGTTGTCTGACGTGCAACTTGAGAGGTATTATATAATGTGAATGATGATATTGTTTAAGGTAGTGTTGTGCAAACATTAAAAACCTCTGAAAATCGAAGCTCAATTTGTTGTAGCAATGTCTGGCATAACAAGTGTCAAGAGCTTAGCAGAGAGGGGAATCCAAACAGTTCCATTACAATATGTCAGGAATCCAGGAGAGGAGATCTTCAATAATATTAATTCTTCTCATGCACAGGACGTCCAGATTCCAATCATTGATTTGCATTTGCATGGCTTAAATGTGCAGCCTCTGAGCAAAAGTAGTGTAGATGAAATTTCAAGCGCTGCAGAAAAGTGGGGTTTTTTTCAGATTGTTAATCATGGAATTCCTGAGTCTCTTATTGCTCGAGTACAAGCTGTGGGGAAGGCCTTCTTTGAGCTTCCTATTGAAGAAAAGGAATTGTATAAAAGGGAAGGAGGAGGGAACAATGCTGGGTATGGCAGCAAAGTAGGAATTTCAGCTGATGCGAAATTAGACTGGAGGGATTCCTATTATAATATTGTGTGGCCTGTTTCGCAGAGAGTCATGAGCAAGTGGCCCAAACAACCTTCTGATTTCACGTTGAGTACTACTCTCTTCTTCATATGCATATCTACGTACAGGATTAATGATATCCAGTTTTTATATTCCTTATTATAGTTTGTTTGTTGTTTTTCGGTTGTGTTAAAGTTTTTCGTCAACGTTTAGGATCACGCTCTATGATCTATAATAATAGAGAGTTAGAGTATTTGATTCTGTTGGagtttttgcatcaatatttcggATCACATTCCATGATCCATCGTGAGGATAAATAATAATAGAGAGTTAGAAGAGAAGTACTGATAATAGAGAGTTAGAAGATTTGATTGTGTTAGAATTTTTGTCCTAATGTTTGTATCACACTCTATGATCTGTCGTTAAGATAAACTAGAGAGTTAGATGAGAAGTAACGATGAATCAGAAAGTGTGATCTAAAATATTGATGTAAAAACTTTAACACAATCGAAATCAGAAATAACAACAAACTACAAAATTATTCTGATTTGCCTTGGGTTGTTTTGCAGGGAAGTGATGGACGAATACAGCAAAAAGATTTGCAAATTGTGGGAAGTTCTGATGCAGGCACTATGTGGCGGCCTTGGATTGGCTAATGAAAATGCTCTTGATGAGGCCTTGGGTGGAGAGAGGAAGGAGATTCATTTTACCATAAACTACTACGCGCCCTGCCCTCAGCCAGAACAAGTGATTGGCTTCTCATCTCACTCTGATGCGGATGCCCTCACAATTCTCCTTCAGGACCAAACCCCAGGCCTACAAGTTCTCAAGGGTGATGAATGGATTAATGTTCCCTGCATCCCAGGTGCTCTCGTGGTCAATATTGGTGATCAAATTGAGGTCAACGTTCTCATCTTATCTCTAGACATAGATATTTCCACACACCATCTTAATGATTAAGAATTTTAGGTTTAGTTTAATGTCTCCTACATAGATATTTCCATTTACCATCTTAATGATTAAGAATTTTGCATTTAACTTTTGTTCTCTTAGTTTAACGTCTCCTTAACAGTGTGATGTTATTTTTGCAAAGCAGATATTGAGTAATGGAAAATACAAAAGCATTGAACATAGGAGTTTTGTTCAGAAAAACCATGTGAGGATGTCATGGCCCATGTTTTGTACTCCATCTCAAAATGTAATCATCTCACCTCTCAAAGAATTGATAAATGAAGAGAATCCTCCATTGTATGCAGCATCGTCCTTCCAAGAGTATCTGGAGCTGTTCTTCACCAAAGGATTGATTGGCAAGGATCATCTCACCGATTTCAAAAATTCATCTGCATAGGAATTGATTTAAGATCTTTTCTTGTATCCAAGGGACGAGTGTTATCTCTTTCCTTCTTTCTCTAGCTCTTAAATAAGGAGATTCAAGAAAATTATTTCTTAGAAGTTGTAGGATGGCATAGACCAAAGAATAGGGGTGCATCTATGATATAGTTTTAGGTGTGATAATGTTGTAAGGGATGATTAGTTTAGACTATTGGAAAATAGATTGGTGCTAGGTAAAtcaatctatgactaagtattagagtgGAAATGAATCAAGACTATAAATATGTATTTATTGCATACATGCAAATGGCATAAAATAAAGATGTAAAAGTGTATGACATGCACTTTATCATGTACACTCAATCTCCATCTTGGTGTGAACATTAAAATGTGTTTACTAATGAATTATTGTGTATTTTATGATAACTTATAACTAAAAAAATAAGTAAATTTCTTGATATACATATAGTTACAaccttttattttttctttctttccaatATTATAATGTtgtcaaaataatattaataaaatgaaTTATTTATGATATAACAAGTAATGGATATTATTGAGTAGTTTTCTAAAGTTAGCTATCACTACTCATTATTGAGTGTTTTTCTCGTTAGCAATTCAAACTAGGATATGTAGAAAATAAACCAACAAATATATCCAAGATATACTTTATGAATTATaccttataattatttatgtactTGAGAAGCAACATTATCCATACCTATATACATAAGGCCATTACTTGTACCTACAAAACATAATTAgttcaaataaattaaattatcttcaatatgtcataaatgtttaaaaaaaatttagcaAGGGTGCAAAGGGTAGTGTAAATGGAACTGAAGGTGATTGATAAAGGTGTAACTAAGTTGGTGCTTATGATAGATGCACGAATTATGTCATGAAAAGATTAATTTTGAAAGGAATCATGACACTGTGATTGGGTTAGCCTCTATGATGCATAAAAGTGTAAAACTATCTTCATCACACCTCCCTATTTCTTTCTATCTATATCTTTCTCTACCTAtatctccctatccatctctctttccctaaccctctctatctctctatctctccctttgtTTATATGttttccccctctctctccctttccctctccctctacATATTGAGctatctccctccctctttctctcctcatatatctctatctctccatctttctctctcctcttcttatctctatttttctataTCCACTTTGTGTTTGTATGTCaaattatctccctctctctctatatctcataTCTCGATCTCTTCATCACTCTATTTGACtatctatatctctttatctctccttctCCCCCTTCCTCTATGTATCTCCATCTCTCCAACTCTATTACCCTACATCTCTCTATCTTTACCTCTCTATACCTATTTTTATacttctatctatatctctccctcttcctctcttcctatctTCATTAAACCTGTATATCtatatttctttttttctctagctctatctctccatatatcttcttccatctctccctctatctttatctctctctaccaacacatctctccctctctctacctctctgcATATATCACCTCCTATCTCTCCTTCGCTCATTCTCACCCACTCTCttcctctatatatttatctcttccatctctacttatctctccttactctttatctctccctctctttctctccacattcctcttcttttccatctttatcttcatctctatctccttaaccctctctctatatctctctttctcttccccctctatctctccctctttctatccctatcttaacatctctccctctctccctattgcaaTCATAACATAATCCTATTggtaatggagcttgattatcttccttattcataggttttattttatttttggatccatgtaagtggatacatagttgatttgaagatatcacttcttcattgagacctttgttgtGCTAACAACATCATTTTCTACATGGCccaccaattgacctcatgtatgaCAGAAATGTATGCAAAAATTAGACTTATTATTTTTAAATGACCTTTCACATTTATTTGGGATAGCCATTACACACCAAGGTAGAATTGCTAGTTTACAATACAATGCGAGCAATCTCCACAGCTATAATTTactgatttaaaataaataaattgtaacaTAAAAAAATACAAAGGAGATTCCAAAATACAATCCATGGCATTATCATTGTCATCATTGTTGTCATACCTGTCAACAAAAATTGATAATCTTTAGATTCTTCAATAGTACTGTCTGACATTTCACTCATGGGATCTGCCTCATCTCTAAACAAGTTTTCATTTTTAGATTGAATTGCATTCtttgaattagcatcatcttttAGTGACTTGTTAGTGATGATATTGTAGAATCTGAAACTACTATGTCACCTCTGACCCAActgattaatcaaattaaatagcaAATAACacacaataacaataataaaaataatagagGTAAAAATAATTGCACCCAAACACAATTAATCTCATAAATAAACAATACTCTGTTTTTTATTGCAGACCCCTATTTTTCAAGAAGAGATTCTTTATTGCAGAATAATAAAATTACAAAGAGGTTGGCTTTTAAATAGAGATCACAACCTTTATTAAAGTCATCGTAGAGAAAAAACTAATAGGAGTTAACTCTgctaataaaaatctatttattcTAAAATATTATAGCATGTGTAGCATGCTATATTTAGTTGGAAATAACTAATTTTCTATAGGCATGCACTATACGGTGATGGTTCTAAAGAAATCTCTAACTGCATGCATAgcattcttttatttgcaagaatccTAAAAAAAACAAATTACTATAGAAAATATGGAGTATGCGGTGAATGCAAAAAAGCTACGATGGATCTGAGAGTTTAGCGATGCATGATGGTGGAAGCCAAAAATAGTGGCTAAGCTCACAGATGCATGCTCGACTAGCATCATCTATCTTCGTATtgccccttgatgctgagagggctcacaatTTGATCTTGAAGTGTAAAAAACTGAGCATTTACAACTACCTTGGTGAAGATATCCGCTAGCTGATCCTAAGtattgatgtgcttcaattcaacatccttcttctgcaccaaatctcgtatgaaatgatatttcaaatcaaaatgctttgttctgctgtgatgaaccagattcttagctaacttgatggcactcacattgtcacaatatatCATTATAGGCTGAattttcttttctccaatttcttccaaaacttttctgagccaaagagcttgtgtacctgctgaggtaattgcaacatactttgcttctatagatgagagggcaacaatgctTTGTTTTTTCGAGCTCCAAGTAATTAatccagaaccaaaagaaaaacaatgtccagatgtagatttacagtcatccatactacctccccaatctgaatcactaaagcctacaagattgaaattttcagaagagtagtaatgaataccaaaacttaaattccctttcacatacctcaaaatcctcttggctgccttcatatgtattttagatggatttgtcatataccttgaaacaagggaaactgaataggcaatatcaggcctcgtgtggaTTACAAActtcaagctccccacaatacttttgtaagttgtctcatcaactaaatcaacaccatcattgcgacataacaaaactccatgagcacttggagtggaggcagggttataatcagtcatattaaatttcttcagcatatcatgtgcatactttgtttgacaaatgaaaatctcatccttactttgatagacctccattcctaaaaaatatttcatgagaccaagatctttcatctcaaattctttcatcatagcagctttgaattcatctttcatcttagaacaactacccatatacaaaaggtcatagtagttctaagatgaaagatgaattcaaagttgTTATgatcaaagaatttgagatgaaaatatccatcaatcctggcataccacactcttggtgcttgcttgaggccatacaaagccttcttcaacttgtagacatgattctcttttccttccacttcaaaaccttctggcttctccacatatacttcctcttctaagtacccattaaaaaatgcacttttcacatccatatgatgtatgctccacttcttctgagctcctaatgaaatcaacattcttatggtctcttgtcttgctattaGTGCAAatttctcttcataatcaatttcatacttttgtgtgaagcctttatcaactaatcttgccttgtgtctttcaacactcctatcactgttaaacttggtcttgtagacccatttggtaccaatcctttttttgtcatgtggaagttctatTAACTCCCAATTGccattcctgtgaatggaatccatctcttcttccatggctttcacccaaacctcattagtacgtgcatcttcaaaacatgatggttcaaaatcaaccttggctaataaagaaaaattcactgtctcacctattgggttttcttcgtgTACTTGATTTtcactcctctggtagatatcactcaatctccttaccttccttgtagaacttggagaagaagatggacttgaacttggtactaaataacttga contains these protein-coding regions:
- the LOC131048300 gene encoding flavonol synthase/flavanone 3-hydroxylase; translation: MSGITSVKSLAERGIQTVPLQYVRNPGEEIFNNINSSHAQDVQIPIIDLHLHGLNVQPLSKSSVDEISSAAEKWGFFQIVNHGIPESLIARVQAVGKAFFELPIEEKELYKREGGGNNAGYGSKVGISADAKLDWRDSYYNIVWPVSQRVMSKWPKQPSDFTEVMDEYSKKICKLWEVLMQALCGGLGLANENALDEALGGERKEIHFTINYYAPCPQPEQVIGFSSHSDADALTILLQDQTPGLQVLKGDEWINVPCIPGALVVNIGDQIEILSNGKYKSIEHRSFVQKNHVRMSWPMFCTPSQNVIISPLKELINEENPPLYAASSFQEYLELFFTKGLIGKDHLTDFKNSSA